A segment of the Thermodesulfobacteriota bacterium genome:
TGCGGTAAAATTTTACTTTTTACGAGTTCATCAAACTTTGACTCTTTAAGGGGGGTATCAGACATGGCTAAAGAAAAGACAGAACTTATTATAGCATCAACGACAAGTATTCAAAATTCCGGGCTGTTCGCCATCCTGATCCCTGCCTATGAAAAATCGGCAAAATATGATGTCAAAGTAGAAGTTATTGCTGTGGGCACTGGAAAAGCCATGAAAATAGCAAAGAAGGGCGAGGCCGATATGCTCTTCGTACACGATCCCTTTCGGGAGGAAAAATTTGTCGGAGGGGGGTATGGCGTTAACAGAAGACCCGTGATGCATAATGATTTTATTATCGCCGGTCCATCCGGCGACCCGGCAAAGATCAAGGGATTAAAAACCGCTGTCGAGGCATTTGAAGAAATTGCAGAGAAGGGGTTGCCTTTCGTATCAAGGGGCGACGATTCAGGTACAAATATCAAAGAACTGGACGTCTGGGATGATGCCGGGATAAATCCGAAGGGAAAGGGCTGGTATTTTGAGGCAGGCGCCAAAATGGGGGACACATTAATGATAGCTGACCAAAAGCGGGCCTATACGCTCACCGATCTGGGGACCTTCTTGAATTACGAAACAAAAATTAAATTAAAGGCCCTCTTTAAAGGCGACCCTGTTTTAAAAAATCTCTATAGCGTGATTGCGGTAAACCCTGACAGGTTCTCGAATATAAGGTACAGAGAGGCCATGGATTTTATCGCCTTTGTAACCTCACCGGATGGACAACGTCTGATAGCGCAATATAAAAAACACGGGGTTAATCTATTCTATCCGGATGCGGCGCCATCGGTGATGAACGAAAAGAGATAACATGGCCTTGATCACACAAAAACCGGTGTCACGTTTAAAGGAGGAAACATGACGTTCAAGAAATTTTTCTTTTTTATGATTTTTATGCTCTCTCTCAACTTGTCATCAGTTGCCTTTTCCGGAGAAAAATGTACCGCAGTTTATGGAAGTGGACCAAATTCTTTTTCTCTTGCTACGGGCAGCCCCGGAGAGCTTGGGCTTTTGCGGGTTCTTGCGGAATCCTTCAGTAAAGAGGTGGATACGGCCCTCTGCTGGGTAAAAGCAGGTACAGGGGATTCTTTAAAACTCTTAAAGGAAAAGGCCGTCGATATGATTATGGTACATGCCCCGGATGCTGAAAAGAAAGCAGTGGCAGAAGGCTGGGCTGCGAAAAGGACACTGATTGGTTCTAATGAGTTTTATATTGTCGGTCCGCCGAATGACCCCGCTAATATTAATAAGGCCAAATGTGCTGTTGAGGCATATAGCCGGATTGCAAATGCGAAAACCAAATTTTTTTCGCGGGGAGATAATTCAGGCACACATAAAAAAGAGATGGCTGTCTGGAAGAAGGCAGGGATCGTGCCTTCGGGAGACTGGTATGTCATTACAAAAGACTTCATGACTGCAACCTTGAAAAGAGCAGATGCAGAAAGAGGATACTTCATGACGGACAGCAGCACCTGGGTGGCGGAGAAAAAGAATGTGCCCAATCTGAAAATACTCTTTAGAGGCGATAAATTTCTTGTGAACACCTATCATGCCCTTTGCCGGCCGGACGGTGTAACGGATGGCGCACCATTGGCATCCAGATTCATCGATTTTGTCGCCTCTGACGAAGGACAAAAAATTATTAGAGAATATGGAAAAGAGCAATACGGAGAAGGGCTTTACAATGATGCCGCTTATGCACATCAATACGATGATTAGGAGCATATCCTGCAGGCCAGAAAATTGTCTCTGCAACCCTTAGAGACTTCTTATTTTTAAATCCCGAGCAAGGAGGAAAAGGATGAGGACCTTCAGATTTTTCTTGGCGCTAATAATGCTGGTAATGATTTCTGCGGTGAATGTATCTGCTGAAACAAGGATACGTTGTGCATCGACAACAAGCACACAGAATTCGGGATTATTTGATTACATCCTGCCAATGTTTGAGAAGAAAACAGGCATAAAAATTGATGTTGTGGCTGTCGGCACAGGCGCTGCCATTGAAATAGGCAAAAGGGGGGATGCCGACGTAGTTTTTGTCCATGCAAAGGAACAGGAGTTAAGGGCGGTTGAAGAGGGATATTTTGTGAATCGCCATGACGTCATGTATAACGATTTCGTCATCATCGGTCCTCAAAATGATCCCACAAAGATAAAAGGCATAAAATCAGCTTCAGAAGCATTCCGTAAGATTGCAGAAAGTGTCCATCCGTTTGTATCAAGAGGAGATAAATCAGGAACGCATACCAAGGAACTTGCGATATGGGAAAAAACAGGCATAGGCCCGAAAGGACAGAAGTGGTATCTCGAAGTGGGCCAGGGAATGGAAAAGACACAGAGGATTGCGAATGAAAAACGGGCCTATACGCTCACTGATAGAGGCACATGGCTTGCCACAAAGGAAAAGGACAAACTCGAAATGGTCATAGTTCTCGAAGGCGATCCTGTATTATTCAACCAATATGGCGTCATGGCAGTGAATCCTGAAAAACACAAGCATGTCAAATATAGGGAGGCGATGGAGTTTATAAACTGGCTTATATCAGGGGATGGGCAGCAGGCTATTGCCTCATTTAAAGATAACCATGTCAATCAGCTTTTCATCCCAAACGCAAAATAATAAGAGAAAAATTATATGAAAAAATTAAGTGTTCTTGTGGCGCTCTTTGTTTTTTCGCTTTCAGTGTGGGCGCTGCCTGCTATGGCAGCAGAGTCAAATGCAGAGATAGAACAACTTAAAGGAGAAGTGCAGAAACTCCTCAAAAGAATAGAGGAGATGGAAAAGAGGCAGGCCGAGACCCAGGCCAAGACTGCCGAGGTAGAAAAAAAATCGGCGGAAACCGAGAAGAAGATGTTGCAGGCGGGGTATGACAAGGGTTTTTATATTAAGACCCCGGATGGAAATTTTCTATTGAAGACCAATGTATTCGTCCAGTTTCGTCACACCTTTCTCGACTTCGACAGAGAGATCAACGCCAACAATGAGAACTGGAACAACTTTTTCCTAAGACGTGCGAGGGTCTTTTTCACCGGCAATGCGCCCAATAAAGACTGGACATATTTCTCCCATATCCAGTTAGAACCACAGAGCGCCGTCAACCTGCACGACGCATATGTGACATGGAAGAAATATCCTTACGCTCAAATACAGTTCGGACGCGCCAAGCTCCCTTATGGTCTTCACTTCTGGCAGTCTGCGAGTTTACTGAATGGTGTGGAGCGCAGTATTTTTTCCGGTGAGACAGATGCGGATGGGAAGGATGATACGAGGAAATGGCCCGGTGGAAATGCCAATTTCCAGGTCAGTACTGAAGATAGCGTTACAAAGTTTCCTCTCGGCGGGTTTAACCTCTTCAGATCTCAAGGAGTTCACCTGCAAGGGGATGTTGATTTATTCGGGCAGAACGGATTCTTACAATATTGGTCCGGTGCTTATAACGGCAGAAATTCAAAGGCGTCTCCTAATCTCGATTCCAATCCACTATGGGTGGGCAGAATCTCCATAAATCCATTTGGGAAATATAATCTTCTCCAGCAGGGAGACATAGATTACAGCATTACCCCTAAGGTCTGCTTCCTTATCTCAGGTTTCTACAATACAGACCGGCTAAACCAGATTCGTAGCTCAACAGATGGAACTGCGAGCACAGTGCCTTACTATGATGTCATAGGTTCCGGTTACAACCTGGCTGCCCTGTTAAGATATAAAGGATTTTCTTTTGATGCCGAGTACGGCTATGATCGGCTAAAACAGGAGAGAACCGCTGGAGATACATGGGATAGATTTGCATATAGATTTGATGCGGGTTATTTCGTCATACCGAAGAAATTTGAAGTGGTGGCGAGGTATGCGTATGTCGAAAGACTTGAAGATAATACAGTAGCCAAATCTTTTGCCTCAGGCCTCGGACTTGTCAGCGTTAATGGCGGCACGAACAATGCCATTGAGGATAACCTTCAGGAATATACGGTTGGGCTAAACTACTATCTTTACGGACACAACCTGAAGCTTTCTGTAGATTACAGTTATCTGATGAGAGGATTAACCCCGACCTCTACCGCAACGGTTCCGGTTGAGGATCAGCATGACAATAGATTCAGGACCATGGCGCAGTTTTACTTCTAACCGACGGACGCAATAAAAACCATTTATAAAAATTTATTTCTATTCTATACTTGGTGAACCCGTAAAAAGTCCAAAATATCACGCAAAGCCGCCGAGGACGCAAAAAGAATAAAATTTGGAACTCAGGAACTCATGAAAAAATCTTTTACTCCTGATTTCTTGATTTCCAGGTTTTCATTTTTCTTTGCGGTCTTTGCGCTTTTTCGTGAGAAATTGATCTGTTCCGGGTTCATCATACTTTACTCTTATAAATTTTACTTGTCTCTGTTATGGATTCGATCATAGAGGGATTCATAAAGGCATTTTCCCTTATATGGGATCTCGATCGAGAGCTCCTGGATATTATTTTCCTATCGCTGAAGGTCTCCGGCACGGCCCTGTTGATAGCAACTGCTACCGGTCTTTTCACCGGCGCCCTGGTAGGATTTAAACGCTTTCCGGGAAAGGATTTCATCCTCGGCCTTTTGAATACCTTCATGGGACTTCCCCCGGTGGCGGTCGGGCTTTTCCTGTATCTTCTGCTGTCAAGAAGCGGACCGCTTGGATTCATGGGATTACTTTATACCCCGTCAGCAATGGTGACAGCCCAGAGCATCCTCGCTTTTCCCATTGTGGCCTCTCTTTGCCACTCGGCTATTGTAAGTGTAGATCCTATTATCAGACAGGCCTCCCGGGCACTCGGGGCCACGCCTTTTCAGATAACACTCACTGTAATCAATGAGGCCCGCTATGGGATAATGTCCGGGATAACTGCCGCCTTCGGAAGGGTAATGGCAGAGGTGGGCGCGATACTCATTGTGGGCGGAAATATCGCAGGCTATACCAGGGTTATGACGACGACCATAGCGCTTGAGACGGATAAGGGAAATTTTGAGCTGGCCCTGGCCCTGGGGATGATACTTCTAACCATCTCATTAATTATAAACATGGCCCTCTATTTAATTCAAAAAAAGGGAATGGTGGCGAGGTAAATGAGTACGTCCCGGCGGGCCTTCGACCTGAGATTAACGGCCGACCATATCTGCAAAAGCTATAACAGGGAGCCTGTCCTTGGAGACTGCTCCTTTCCCTTTGATAAGAGCGGTACTTATGTGCTGATGGGCCCTAACGGCAGCGGCAAGTCAACGTTTTTAAGGATATGTGCCCTTCTTGAAGAACCGGATGCGGGCGAGATAATGTATTTCTCAGGAGCGGATGCCTTGAAGAAAGACATTGAACTAAGGCGCCGGACAACCCTTTTGTTGCCGAGGGTCGGGGTATTTAACGCCACGGTGTTTAAGAACGTGGCTTATGGGTTGCGGATAAGGGGGATAAAAGGGCCGGAAATAAAGGAGAAGGTGGATGAGGCCCTGGAATTTGTCGGCCTGATTCATAAAAGAAACCAGAATGCACGGCTTCTTTCCAGTGGAGAGACACAAAGGCTTGGTATTGCCAGGTCCATGGTTATTGAGCCTGAGGTATTTTTCCTCGATGAACCAACGGCATCCGTTGATCAAAAAAATACAGATATCATAGAGAATATAATTTTGAAGATGAAAGAAAGGGGCAAATCCATTGTGGTTATAACCACCCATGATTTAGCGCAGGCAA
Coding sequences within it:
- a CDS encoding substrate-binding domain-containing protein encodes the protein MLSLNLSSVAFSGEKCTAVYGSGPNSFSLATGSPGELGLLRVLAESFSKEVDTALCWVKAGTGDSLKLLKEKAVDMIMVHAPDAEKKAVAEGWAAKRTLIGSNEFYIVGPPNDPANINKAKCAVEAYSRIANAKTKFFSRGDNSGTHKKEMAVWKKAGIVPSGDWYVITKDFMTATLKRADAERGYFMTDSSTWVAEKKNVPNLKILFRGDKFLVNTYHALCRPDGVTDGAPLASRFIDFVASDEGQKIIREYGKEQYGEGLYNDAAYAHQYDD
- a CDS encoding substrate-binding domain-containing protein, which produces MAKEKTELIIASTTSIQNSGLFAILIPAYEKSAKYDVKVEVIAVGTGKAMKIAKKGEADMLFVHDPFREEKFVGGGYGVNRRPVMHNDFIIAGPSGDPAKIKGLKTAVEAFEEIAEKGLPFVSRGDDSGTNIKELDVWDDAGINPKGKGWYFEAGAKMGDTLMIADQKRAYTLTDLGTFLNYETKIKLKALFKGDPVLKNLYSVIAVNPDRFSNIRYREAMDFIAFVTSPDGQRLIAQYKKHGVNLFYPDAAPSVMNEKR
- a CDS encoding substrate-binding domain-containing protein, which gives rise to MRTFRFFLALIMLVMISAVNVSAETRIRCASTTSTQNSGLFDYILPMFEKKTGIKIDVVAVGTGAAIEIGKRGDADVVFVHAKEQELRAVEEGYFVNRHDVMYNDFVIIGPQNDPTKIKGIKSASEAFRKIAESVHPFVSRGDKSGTHTKELAIWEKTGIGPKGQKWYLEVGQGMEKTQRIANEKRAYTLTDRGTWLATKEKDKLEMVIVLEGDPVLFNQYGVMAVNPEKHKHVKYREAMEFINWLISGDGQQAIASFKDNHVNQLFIPNAK
- a CDS encoding ABC transporter ATP-binding protein, which gives rise to MSTSRRAFDLRLTADHICKSYNREPVLGDCSFPFDKSGTYVLMGPNGSGKSTFLRICALLEEPDAGEIMYFSGADALKKDIELRRRTTLLLPRVGVFNATVFKNVAYGLRIRGIKGPEIKEKVDEALEFVGLIHKRNQNARLLSSGETQRLGIARSMVIEPEVFFLDEPTASVDQKNTDIIENIILKMKERGKSIVVITTHDLAQANRLADWLLLLKDGGIVPSQRCAGAY
- a CDS encoding ABC transporter permease — encoded protein: MDSIIEGFIKAFSLIWDLDRELLDIIFLSLKVSGTALLIATATGLFTGALVGFKRFPGKDFILGLLNTFMGLPPVAVGLFLYLLLSRSGPLGFMGLLYTPSAMVTAQSILAFPIVASLCHSAIVSVDPIIRQASRALGATPFQITLTVINEARYGIMSGITAAFGRVMAEVGAILIVGGNIAGYTRVMTTTIALETDKGNFELALALGMILLTISLIINMALYLIQKKGMVAR
- a CDS encoding TMF family protein, coding for MKKLSVLVALFVFSLSVWALPAMAAESNAEIEQLKGEVQKLLKRIEEMEKRQAETQAKTAEVEKKSAETEKKMLQAGYDKGFYIKTPDGNFLLKTNVFVQFRHTFLDFDREINANNENWNNFFLRRARVFFTGNAPNKDWTYFSHIQLEPQSAVNLHDAYVTWKKYPYAQIQFGRAKLPYGLHFWQSASLLNGVERSIFSGETDADGKDDTRKWPGGNANFQVSTEDSVTKFPLGGFNLFRSQGVHLQGDVDLFGQNGFLQYWSGAYNGRNSKASPNLDSNPLWVGRISINPFGKYNLLQQGDIDYSITPKVCFLISGFYNTDRLNQIRSSTDGTASTVPYYDVIGSGYNLAALLRYKGFSFDAEYGYDRLKQERTAGDTWDRFAYRFDAGYFVIPKKFEVVARYAYVERLEDNTVAKSFASGLGLVSVNGGTNNAIEDNLQEYTVGLNYYLYGHNLKLSVDYSYLMRGLTPTSTATVPVEDQHDNRFRTMAQFYF